Proteins encoded together in one Chelonoidis abingdonii isolate Lonesome George chromosome 1, CheloAbing_2.0, whole genome shotgun sequence window:
- the LOC116819903 gene encoding sulfotransferase 1C1-like → MPLDKMKDLSLECSMTRSETDEVGGVLLPKSVCDRWDQIWNFRARPDDLLITTYAKAGTTWIQEIVDMIQHDGDIEKCKRATTYLRHPFIEWVLPGPFSSDTNGLELAEAMPSPRTLKTHLPVQLVPPSFWEQECKIIYVARNAKDNLVSYYHFHRMNKNMPEPGTWEEFLKKFMAGQVLWGCWYDHVKGWWDAKENHCILYLFYEDLKEDPKREIQKVLQFLEKDLENEVLDKIIHHTTFEIMKDNPMANYTFQPPAVMDHSISPFMRKGTVGDWKNHFTMAQNEKFDDDYRKKMSRTSLTFRMEL, encoded by the exons ATGCCCCTGGATAAGATGAAAGATCTGAGCCTAGAGTGCTCCATGACACGCTCTGAAACAGATGAAGTGGGTGGAGTTCTTCTTCCAAAAAGTGTGTGTGACAGGTGGGATCAAATTTGGAACTTCAGAGCCAGACCTGATGATCTGCTCATCACAACCTATGCAAAAGCAG GTACAACATGGATACAGGAGATTGTGGATATGATCCAACATGATGGAGACATTGAGAAATGCAAACGTGCCACCACTTATCTGCGACACCCTTTCATTGAGTGGGTTCTGCCTGGACCTTTCAGCTCTGATACAAATG gcCTGGAACTAGCTGAAGCGATGCCTTCCCCACGAACACTGAAAACTCATCTCCCTGTACAACTGGTGCCTCCATCCTTTTGGGAGCAAGAGTGTAAG ATCATCTATGTGGCAAGAAATGCCAAAGACAACCTGGTGTCCTACTACCATTTCCACAGAATGAATAAAAATATGCCTGAGCCAGGGACCTGGGAGGAGTTCTTGAAGAAATTCATGGCTGGACAAG TGCTTTGGGGTTGCTGGTATGATCATGTAAAAGGATGGTGGGATGCAAAAGAAAACCACTGTATTCTCTACCTCTTCTATGAAGACCTAAAGGAG GATCCAAAGCGTGAAATCCAAAAGGTGTTACAGTTCCTGGAGAAGGACTTGGAGAATGAAGTTCTCGATAAAATCATCCACCACACAACATTTGAGATAATGAAGGACAACCCCATGGCAAACTACACTTTTCAACCTCCTGCAGTAATGGACCACTCAATCTCACCATTCATGAGAAAAG GGACTGTTGGAGATTGGAAGAACCATTTCACAATGGCACAGAATGAGAAATTTGATGACGATTATAGGAAGAAGATGTCTAGAACTTCTCTGACCTTCCGCATGGAGCTCTGA